One Balaenoptera musculus isolate JJ_BM4_2016_0621 chromosome 13, mBalMus1.pri.v3, whole genome shotgun sequence genomic region harbors:
- the LOC118906195 gene encoding gastrokine-1-like isoform X2 — translation MKFTIVFAGLVGIFLTPALANYNINVNNNNSGGSGQQSVSVDNEHNVANVDNNNGWDSWNSVWDYESGFAVTRLFNKKSCIVHKMNKAVMPSLQALDTLVKEKKLQGKGLGEPPSKSLIYTVNPDKVDNLDQFGKSIVAMCKGIPTYMAEEIQEASLILYTGKCFSIDVLWILNISFCRATVEN, via the exons ATGAAGTTCACA ATTGTCTTTGCTGGACTTGTTGGCATCTTTCTGACTCCTGCCCTTGCTAACTAT AATATCAatgtcaacaacaacaacagtggtGGAAGTGGGCAGCAGTCAGTGAGTGTCGACAATGAACATAACGTGGCCAATGTTGACAATAACAACGGATGGGACTCGTGGAATTCCGTCTGGGACTATGAATCT GGCTTTGCTGTAACCAGGCTCTTTAACAAGAAGTCATGCATTGTGCACAAAATGAACAAGGCAGTCATGCCCTCTCTTCAAGCCCTTGATACATTGGTCAAggaaaagaag CTTCAGGGTAAAGGACTAGGGGAACCACCTTCCAAGAGCCTGATATACACAGTCAACCCTGACAAAGTCGACAACCTGGACCAGTTTGGAAAATCCATCGTTGCCATGTGTAAGGGGATTCCAACATACATGGCTGAAGAGATTCAAG agGCAAGCCTGATTTTATACACAGGAAAATGCTTCAGTATTGATGTACTCTGGATTCTGAACATTTCCTTCTGTAGAGCAACAGtggagaactaa
- the LOC118906195 gene encoding gastrokine-1-like isoform X1, producing MKFTIVFAGLVGIFLTPALANYNINVNNNNSGGSGQQSVSVDNEHNVANVDNNNGWDSWNSVWDYESGFAVTRLFNKKSCIVHKMNKAVMPSLQALDTLVKEKKLQGKGLGEPPSKSLIYTVNPDKVDNLDQFGKSIVAMCKGIPTYMAEEIQGEQA from the exons ATGAAGTTCACA ATTGTCTTTGCTGGACTTGTTGGCATCTTTCTGACTCCTGCCCTTGCTAACTAT AATATCAatgtcaacaacaacaacagtggtGGAAGTGGGCAGCAGTCAGTGAGTGTCGACAATGAACATAACGTGGCCAATGTTGACAATAACAACGGATGGGACTCGTGGAATTCCGTCTGGGACTATGAATCT GGCTTTGCTGTAACCAGGCTCTTTAACAAGAAGTCATGCATTGTGCACAAAATGAACAAGGCAGTCATGCCCTCTCTTCAAGCCCTTGATACATTGGTCAAggaaaagaag CTTCAGGGTAAAGGACTAGGGGAACCACCTTCCAAGAGCCTGATATACACAGTCAACCCTGACAAAGTCGACAACCTGGACCAGTTTGGAAAATCCATCGTTGCCATGTGTAAGGGGATTCCAACATACATGGCTGAAGAGATTCAAGGTGA GCAAGCCTGA